The Sulfitobacter sp. OXR-159 genome has a window encoding:
- a CDS encoding glycosyltransferase family 4 protein, whose product MHQELVEREQSGANSICASLHVMLTVNAAWNVWNFRRPVVKALLEAGHRVTILAPEGERVEDLLAMGCRFVPLEMNVKGLNPLHDYRLMQRFKRIFRTEAPDVVLSYTIKNNLFGAMAARACGIPFIPNVTGLGTAFLSGGALQRLAEFLYRRAFRGLKTVFFQNTDDRNLFIVRQLVTAEQATILPGSGIDLEDFPAAPYPAGENETRFLLIARLLRDKGIHEYIDAARRLKVKGIPARFQLLGAADSENRTAISRETLAVWEAEGVVEYLGTTSDVRPHIAQAHCIVLPSYREGAPRTLIEAASMARPLIATDVPGCRSVVENGNNGYLCTAKSGESLAEVCQRFVDLPETAKRSMGQAARKKMVAEFDQAIVVDAYERAITGLTSTSSSLR is encoded by the coding sequence TTGCATCAAGAATTAGTGGAACGCGAACAAAGTGGGGCAAATAGCATCTGCGCATCCCTGCACGTAATGCTGACAGTGAATGCAGCTTGGAATGTTTGGAATTTCCGCCGGCCCGTGGTGAAAGCACTGCTCGAGGCAGGCCACCGCGTCACGATCCTCGCCCCTGAGGGGGAGAGGGTCGAAGACCTGCTGGCCATGGGATGCCGCTTCGTTCCACTTGAGATGAACGTCAAAGGGCTCAATCCCCTTCACGACTATAGATTGATGCAGCGCTTCAAACGAATTTTTCGCACGGAAGCGCCGGATGTGGTGCTGAGCTATACTATTAAGAACAACCTCTTTGGCGCTATGGCAGCCCGGGCTTGCGGCATTCCCTTTATACCAAATGTCACAGGTCTCGGAACGGCATTCTTGTCGGGCGGCGCCCTGCAGCGGCTTGCTGAATTTCTCTATCGCCGGGCTTTCCGGGGTCTGAAAACCGTGTTCTTCCAAAATACCGATGATCGCAATCTATTTATAGTGCGTCAGCTGGTCACGGCTGAACAGGCAACTATCCTCCCCGGCTCGGGCATAGACCTGGAGGACTTCCCTGCTGCTCCCTATCCTGCGGGCGAAAACGAAACACGGTTCCTGCTGATTGCTCGCCTGCTCAGAGACAAGGGTATTCATGAATATATCGATGCGGCGCGGCGGCTTAAGGTAAAAGGTATTCCGGCGCGCTTTCAGCTGCTCGGTGCCGCAGATTCGGAAAACCGGACCGCAATCAGCCGGGAGACACTGGCTGTTTGGGAGGCCGAGGGCGTCGTGGAATATCTTGGAACAACATCGGATGTTCGGCCTCATATCGCCCAAGCCCATTGCATTGTTCTGCCTTCTTACCGGGAAGGTGCGCCGCGCACCTTGATCGAGGCAGCAAGCATGGCGCGTCCGTTGATTGCCACTGACGTGCCTGGGTGCCGCTCTGTAGTTGAAAACGGGAACAACGGCTATCTCTGCACGGCAAAAAGTGGAGAGAGCCTTGCCGAAGTCTGTCAGCGTTTTGTCGACCTGCCGGAGACGGCAAAGCGTTCCATGGGACAGGCGGCGCGGAAAAAGATGGTGGCTGAGTTTGACCAAGCCATTGTTGTTGACGCTTATGAGCGAGCCATCACTGGACTGACGAGCACTAGTTCCTCTCTTCGATAA
- a CDS encoding MarR family EPS-associated transcriptional regulator: MTKPNDDDIRFRVMRALEANPKLSQRGLAQTLGISLGMVNYCLKGLVEKGQVKVSNFRASGNKLRYAYVLTPRGVFERARLTKNFLQRRMAEHEALRAEIAALQEELGAENAGQGTRRE; encoded by the coding sequence ATGACCAAACCTAATGACGACGATATTCGCTTCCGTGTCATGCGGGCGCTCGAAGCCAATCCCAAACTTTCACAGCGGGGCTTGGCTCAGACGCTTGGTATCAGTCTGGGAATGGTCAATTACTGCCTGAAAGGATTGGTCGAGAAGGGCCAAGTGAAAGTCAGCAATTTTCGCGCCTCGGGCAACAAGCTGCGCTACGCCTATGTGCTCACGCCCCGCGGGGTGTTCGAGCGCGCGCGGCTGACCAAGAATTTTCTCCAAAGGCGTATGGCGGAGCATGAAGCATTGCGGGCGGAGATCGCGGCCTTGCAGGAAGAACTGGGTGCAGAGAACGCGGGGCAGGGGACACGTCGTGAGTAG
- a CDS encoding FdtA/QdtA family cupin domain-containing protein, with translation MIEQNKSSAGHVRLIDLPAVTDPRGDLTFIEGERHVPFPIRRVYYLYNVPVDAERGGHAHRDLEQVVFALSGSFRMKIDDGKTKSEYWLRDPRKGLYINRLIWREMDSFSQGAVCMVLASHPYDENDYFRDYDDFTLAVNEGVK, from the coding sequence ATGATTGAACAAAACAAATCTTCAGCCGGTCATGTGCGGCTCATCGATCTGCCCGCTGTAACAGACCCGCGAGGCGATTTGACCTTCATCGAAGGGGAGCGCCACGTCCCATTTCCGATCCGACGTGTGTATTACCTTTACAACGTGCCGGTCGACGCGGAGCGTGGCGGTCACGCACACCGTGATCTGGAACAGGTGGTTTTTGCCTTGTCCGGCAGCTTTAGAATGAAAATAGACGATGGTAAGACCAAGTCTGAATATTGGCTGCGAGATCCGCGCAAGGGCCTCTATATCAATCGTTTAATTTGGCGGGAAATGGACAGTTTTAGCCAAGGAGCGGTTTGCATGGTTTTGGCATCGCACCCCTATGACGAAAACGACTACTTTCGCGACTATGATGATTTCACCTTGGCCGTAAACGAGGGCGTAAAATGA
- the tviB gene encoding Vi polysaccharide biosynthesis UDP-N-acetylglucosamine C-6 dehydrogenase TviB, which translates to MMQEMKKIAVIGLGYVGLPLAVEFGKIRPVIGFDINQARIDALHDGRDSTLEVSGDELREAAHLSFTSDPADLAEANIYIVTVPTPIDAHKRPDLTPLIKASEALGKVLKCGDIVIYESTVYPGATEEDCVPVLERVSGLTYNKDFFAGYSPERINPGDKTHRLPDIRKVTSGSTPEIAEVVDQLYASIITAGTYSAESIRVAEAAKVIENTQRDLNIALINELAIIFNKMGIDTEAVLKAAGTKWNFLPFRPGLVGGHCIGVDPYYLTHKAETIGYHPQVILAGRRINDGMGAYVAGQLVKAMLKRRIQVDGARVLILGLTFKENCPDLRNTRVVDVVSELQDYGIQVDVHDPWTNADEARHEYGLDLVQPHKDGGYDGIVLAVAHEQFKAMGADVIRGFGKADHVLYDLKNVLDTQESDLRL; encoded by the coding sequence ATGATGCAAGAAATGAAGAAGATAGCGGTCATCGGGCTTGGCTATGTCGGCCTTCCGCTTGCGGTGGAGTTCGGCAAGATCCGCCCCGTGATCGGCTTTGATATCAACCAAGCCCGCATTGATGCGCTGCACGACGGCCGCGACAGCACACTGGAAGTCTCCGGAGATGAACTTCGTGAAGCCGCGCATTTATCTTTCACGTCAGATCCCGCAGATTTGGCTGAGGCGAACATCTACATCGTCACCGTTCCTACGCCAATTGATGCCCACAAGCGTCCGGACCTGACGCCCCTGATAAAGGCCTCTGAAGCTTTGGGCAAGGTCCTAAAATGTGGCGATATCGTGATCTATGAATCCACTGTTTATCCTGGGGCCACAGAGGAAGATTGCGTCCCCGTGCTGGAGCGCGTGTCCGGTTTGACCTACAATAAGGACTTCTTTGCTGGGTATTCTCCTGAACGTATCAACCCGGGCGACAAGACACACCGTCTGCCGGATATTCGCAAGGTGACGTCTGGATCGACGCCTGAGATTGCAGAAGTGGTGGATCAGCTCTATGCCAGCATCATCACCGCAGGCACCTATAGCGCTGAAAGCATCCGGGTGGCCGAGGCCGCGAAGGTAATTGAGAATACACAGCGTGATCTGAACATCGCGCTGATCAACGAACTGGCGATCATCTTCAACAAGATGGGCATCGACACAGAGGCGGTGCTCAAAGCAGCCGGCACTAAGTGGAACTTCCTGCCGTTCCGACCGGGCTTGGTTGGCGGCCATTGCATCGGGGTGGACCCCTACTATCTGACCCACAAGGCCGAGACGATCGGCTATCACCCGCAGGTAATCTTGGCGGGGCGGCGCATCAATGACGGAATGGGCGCCTATGTTGCCGGTCAGTTGGTCAAGGCTATGCTCAAACGCCGAATCCAGGTCGACGGTGCGCGCGTGTTAATTCTCGGTCTGACGTTCAAGGAAAACTGCCCTGATCTGCGCAATACCCGTGTCGTCGACGTTGTGAGCGAATTGCAGGATTATGGCATTCAGGTTGATGTGCACGATCCGTGGACGAACGCGGATGAAGCGCGCCATGAATACGGGCTGGACCTCGTGCAGCCTCATAAAGATGGCGGTTACGACGGGATCGTTCTGGCCGTCGCGCATGAACAGTTCAAGGCGATGGGGGCGGACGTGATCCGCGGTTTTGGCAAGGCTGACCATGTCCTTTATGACCTGAAGAATGTTCTTGATACGCAAGAAAGCGATCTGAGGCTATGA
- a CDS encoding polysaccharide biosynthesis/export family protein: MFRRLIAISLLSIVTGCGVAYISPIVSEDDGKVRIVPLTSDVVSAANRAPYAPKQLPAAFFQNAGGAGALSGTSPTPAPVSEIQTRPAELALRVPPTPPRTTYDIGVGDVLLLASRSGGSTVEELSGLLAAQNRRQGYTVQDDGAIAIPDVGRVTVAGLTLEDAEAALFQRLLEAQIDPSFSLEIAEFNSKRVSIGGAVGTATVIPITLTPLTLDQAIATADGIQTPDLEYASIRLYRQGDLYQIPLESYLESPDLQKTRLVAGDSIFVDTEYQLDRAQAYFAEQITLRQFRQQARVQALAELQAEVTLRRAALEESRSNFEAQLDNDAIARDYTYLTGEVSQPGRFTLPFGRTASLADALYSHGGFDTRTGNPTQIYVLRGSQGSSGEVTAFKLNAKNAAELILATRMELRPDDVIFVAEQPVTRWNRVITQITPSLLTSVAGSVN; encoded by the coding sequence ATGTTTAGACGTCTGATCGCCATCTCACTCTTATCCATCGTTACCGGCTGCGGTGTGGCGTATATTTCGCCAATAGTTTCCGAGGACGACGGCAAGGTACGCATTGTCCCTTTGACATCAGATGTCGTATCAGCGGCAAACCGCGCCCCCTATGCCCCTAAGCAGCTCCCTGCGGCCTTTTTCCAGAACGCCGGCGGCGCGGGTGCCTTGAGCGGGACCAGCCCTACTCCTGCGCCAGTCTCAGAGATTCAGACCCGCCCAGCCGAACTGGCGCTCCGCGTGCCCCCTACGCCACCCCGTACCACCTATGATATTGGTGTTGGCGATGTGCTTTTGTTGGCCTCTCGGAGTGGGGGCAGCACTGTAGAGGAACTGAGTGGCCTATTGGCCGCACAAAATCGGCGCCAAGGCTATACCGTTCAAGACGACGGCGCGATTGCGATTCCGGATGTCGGGCGCGTCACTGTTGCTGGCTTGACCCTCGAGGACGCTGAAGCAGCTCTGTTCCAACGCCTACTGGAAGCTCAGATTGACCCCTCCTTCAGCCTCGAAATTGCTGAATTCAACTCAAAACGAGTCTCCATCGGCGGTGCGGTTGGAACCGCGACTGTTATTCCGATCACCCTCACCCCCCTCACGCTGGATCAAGCCATCGCAACAGCTGACGGCATCCAAACACCTGATCTAGAATATGCCTCCATCCGTCTCTACCGCCAAGGCGATCTCTATCAGATCCCGCTGGAAAGCTATTTGGAGTCTCCCGACCTGCAAAAAACACGGCTCGTTGCTGGCGACAGTATCTTTGTCGATACCGAATATCAGCTGGACCGTGCGCAGGCTTATTTTGCAGAACAGATCACGTTGCGCCAGTTCCGTCAGCAGGCACGCGTCCAGGCCCTTGCGGAACTTCAAGCGGAGGTGACCCTGCGCCGGGCTGCGCTCGAAGAGAGCCGGTCAAACTTCGAGGCGCAATTGGACAATGATGCTATTGCGCGCGACTATACCTATCTAACTGGTGAAGTGAGCCAACCGGGCCGGTTCACATTGCCTTTCGGCCGGACCGCTTCCCTAGCCGACGCGCTCTATTCCCACGGCGGATTTGATACGCGAACTGGAAATCCAACCCAAATCTATGTCCTTCGAGGATCGCAAGGCTCCAGCGGAGAGGTAACCGCTTTTAAACTAAATGCTAAAAATGCGGCGGAACTCATCCTTGCCACCCGTATGGAGCTGCGTCCCGACGATGTTATCTTCGTCGCGGAACAGCCTGTTACTCGGTGGAACCGCGTCATTACTCAGATCACCCCATCTCTGCTGACCAGTGTTGCTGGCTCTGTGAATTGA
- a CDS encoding NAD-dependent epimerase/dehydratase family protein translates to MQRVLITGTAGFIGFHLAKLLLAEGFMIHGFDGMTDYYDVALKQRRHQMLLQNPNFAATEGMLEDQALFDRTADEFAPDVIVHLAAQAGVRYSLENPRAYLDSNVIGTFNVMEAARRLEVQHLMMASTSSVYGANVEMPFVETEKADTQLTIYAATKKANESMAHAYSHLYTLPTTMFRFFTVYGPWGRPDLALYKFVDAILDGRPIDIYNHGEMYRDFTYVDDLVLAIRLLIDAVPARPSHGVVPQGDSLSSAAPYRVVNIGNSDKVRLLDFVDAIEDCLGQKAERNYMGMQTGDVPATWANAELLKTLTSYRPQTDFRDGIARFVEWYREYSGK, encoded by the coding sequence ATGCAACGCGTTCTGATCACAGGCACCGCCGGGTTTATCGGTTTCCATCTTGCCAAACTGCTGCTTGCTGAAGGGTTCATGATCCACGGCTTTGACGGGATGACGGACTATTACGATGTGGCCTTGAAGCAACGTCGCCATCAAATGCTGCTGCAGAACCCGAACTTCGCTGCAACCGAAGGCATGCTGGAGGATCAGGCGCTGTTCGACCGGACTGCAGATGAATTTGCGCCGGACGTGATTGTCCATCTCGCAGCCCAAGCAGGCGTGCGCTACAGCCTTGAGAACCCGCGGGCTTACCTCGACAGCAATGTCATCGGTACGTTCAATGTGATGGAAGCCGCGCGTCGTCTCGAAGTCCAGCACCTGATGATGGCGTCGACTTCCTCCGTCTATGGAGCGAACGTAGAAATGCCATTCGTTGAGACCGAAAAGGCTGACACGCAGCTGACGATATACGCCGCGACCAAAAAGGCCAATGAGAGTATGGCGCACGCCTATTCGCATCTCTATACTCTGCCAACCACAATGTTTCGGTTCTTCACGGTCTATGGCCCCTGGGGGCGTCCGGATCTTGCGCTCTATAAATTTGTCGATGCGATCTTGGATGGCCGTCCCATCGACATCTACAATCATGGCGAAATGTACCGTGACTTCACGTATGTTGATGATCTAGTCCTCGCTATCCGGCTGCTGATCGATGCGGTGCCCGCGCGTCCGAGCCATGGTGTAGTGCCTCAGGGGGATAGCCTATCGTCTGCTGCGCCCTACCGAGTGGTGAACATCGGTAATTCCGACAAGGTGCGCTTGCTTGATTTTGTCGACGCCATCGAAGACTGCTTGGGGCAGAAAGCTGAGCGAAATTATATGGGCATGCAAACCGGTGATGTGCCCGCGACTTGGGCCAATGCAGAGCTTTTGAAAACACTGACCAGCTATCGTCCGCAGACCGATTTTCGGGATGGCATTGCGCGGTTTGTTGAATGGTACAGGGAATATTCGGGGAAATGA
- a CDS encoding GNAT family N-acetyltransferase: MKHPALSKIDGVQLSLRLVRPEDAQYIHGLRTDPTYNGHLSTVTGTVEDQRSWIEAYKTREAAGSEYYFVIERKDGVRCGVVRLYDIAGDQFTWGSWILDHNKPRKAALESAVLSFGFGFDTIGLDIANIDVRKQNTHAEAFYRRLGMTETYRTDEDIFFIYSRAQFAANKLAHMDVLQSGSNND, from the coding sequence ATGAAACACCCGGCTTTGTCTAAGATCGACGGAGTTCAGCTTTCTCTTCGGCTCGTCCGTCCGGAGGATGCCCAGTATATTCATGGGTTGCGGACGGATCCGACCTATAATGGCCACCTGTCCACCGTGACTGGCACAGTGGAAGATCAGCGCAGTTGGATCGAAGCTTATAAAACGCGTGAGGCCGCTGGTTCAGAATATTACTTCGTGATCGAACGTAAAGACGGAGTGCGCTGCGGCGTTGTGCGCCTTTATGACATAGCCGGTGATCAATTCACATGGGGAAGCTGGATCCTTGATCATAACAAGCCACGGAAGGCAGCATTAGAGAGCGCTGTTTTGTCATTCGGCTTTGGTTTTGACACTATCGGTCTTGATATAGCGAACATCGATGTGCGGAAGCAAAACACTCATGCAGAAGCCTTCTACCGGCGTCTTGGCATGACCGAAACTTACCGGACAGATGAGGACATATTCTTCATCTATTCTCGGGCGCAGTTTGCAGCAAATAAGCTGGCGCACATGGATGTTCTGCAATCAGGAAGTAACAATGATTGA
- a CDS encoding UDP-glucose/GDP-mannose dehydrogenase family protein, translated as MKIAMIGAGYVGLVSGVCFSDFGHDVVCVDTSAEKIAKLNAGEVPIYEPGLDVVMARNVASGRLQFSTDTAAAVNGADAVFIAVGTPTRRGDGHADLTYVMAAAENVARALTEYAVVVTKSTVPVGTNRRVADVIRQTRPDADFDVASNPEFLREGAAIEDFMKPDRVVVGVETDRAKQVMGEIYRPLFLRDFPIIYTDLESAELIKYAANAFLATKISFINEIAALCERVSADVKSVAKGMGMDGRIGNKFLHAGPGYGGSCFPKDTSALARIGQEHGMPMRITETVILVNDAVKRRMLDKVMELCDGTVNGKQILVLGVTFKPNTDDMRDAPALTIVPALVGAGAKVRIVDPQGKREGEDSLPGASWHEDPYEAAIDAEAIIILTEWNEFRALDLSRLADAMASPKLADLRNIYEEADAVAAGFSAYVSVGR; from the coding sequence ATGAAAATTGCAATGATTGGCGCAGGCTACGTTGGGCTTGTTTCCGGTGTATGCTTTTCCGATTTTGGTCATGACGTCGTATGCGTCGACACCTCAGCGGAAAAAATAGCCAAGCTGAACGCAGGCGAAGTTCCGATCTACGAACCTGGTCTTGATGTTGTCATGGCCCGCAACGTTGCCTCGGGGCGCCTACAATTTTCCACTGATACTGCCGCCGCCGTGAACGGTGCTGATGCGGTATTTATCGCAGTTGGCACACCGACGAGGCGCGGGGACGGACATGCTGATCTAACCTATGTAATGGCTGCTGCAGAAAATGTCGCGCGCGCTCTTACCGAATATGCTGTGGTTGTGACCAAATCAACGGTTCCGGTCGGTACCAATCGGCGTGTGGCCGATGTGATCCGGCAAACGCGTCCAGACGCCGATTTTGACGTAGCCTCGAACCCCGAATTCCTGCGTGAAGGCGCCGCAATTGAGGACTTCATGAAACCTGACCGCGTTGTCGTTGGTGTCGAAACCGATCGCGCCAAACAGGTTATGGGAGAGATCTACCGGCCGTTGTTCTTGCGGGATTTTCCGATCATCTACACTGATTTGGAAAGTGCCGAGTTGATCAAATATGCGGCTAACGCATTCCTTGCTACAAAGATTAGTTTCATCAACGAGATCGCAGCGCTCTGTGAGCGCGTGAGCGCTGACGTAAAGTCTGTTGCCAAAGGCATGGGAATGGACGGACGCATCGGAAACAAATTTCTTCATGCGGGCCCCGGATACGGCGGATCGTGCTTTCCAAAAGACACGTCTGCTCTTGCGCGCATCGGACAAGAGCACGGGATGCCCATGCGGATCACGGAAACCGTCATCTTGGTAAATGATGCAGTCAAGCGGCGTATGCTCGATAAGGTAATGGAATTATGTGACGGCACCGTGAACGGCAAGCAGATCCTTGTTCTCGGCGTGACCTTCAAACCGAACACGGACGACATGCGAGATGCGCCAGCTCTCACGATCGTTCCTGCGCTTGTCGGCGCTGGCGCAAAGGTTCGCATCGTCGATCCGCAAGGCAAACGCGAAGGCGAAGATTCGCTCCCAGGTGCATCCTGGCACGAGGATCCCTATGAGGCCGCTATCGATGCTGAGGCGATAATCATTCTAACCGAATGGAATGAATTCCGGGCGCTGGATCTCAGCCGCTTGGCAGACGCAATGGCGTCACCAAAACTAGCAGATTTGCGTAACATTTACGAAGAAGCGGACGCAGTCGCGGCCGGGTTTAGCGCCTACGTGAGTGTTGGGCGATGA
- a CDS encoding metallophosphoesterase family protein, whose product MFARLDEVARGDEICVFLGDYVDRGPQSREVLLLLYKLSQSTPERVICLMGNHERMLLDFIDDPAGVGAGWLHNGGVETLSSFGIEVPKDAIQSGATVDLAQRLEKALPKGLQEWLRTLPRQWSTGNIHCVHAAMSPKRPPDDQRGTVLLWGHPDFLTTPRSDDNIVVHGHTVVRQAGMSGNRIAVDTGAHLTGRLTAAHITLGQCRFIEVRS is encoded by the coding sequence ATGTTCGCCCGTTTGGATGAGGTGGCTCGAGGCGATGAGATCTGCGTTTTTCTGGGGGATTATGTCGATCGTGGCCCTCAGTCCCGGGAAGTTTTGCTTCTGCTTTACAAGCTGAGCCAATCGACGCCGGAGCGAGTGATCTGTTTGATGGGCAATCACGAGCGCATGTTGTTAGACTTTATTGACGATCCTGCTGGTGTGGGGGCGGGGTGGTTGCACAATGGTGGCGTGGAAACCTTAAGCAGCTTCGGTATCGAGGTCCCAAAAGATGCCATCCAATCAGGCGCGACCGTCGACCTCGCGCAAAGGCTGGAAAAAGCACTGCCCAAAGGTTTGCAGGAGTGGCTTCGTACTCTGCCCAGACAGTGGTCAACGGGCAATATACACTGTGTGCATGCGGCTATGTCGCCCAAACGCCCCCCGGATGATCAACGTGGTACGGTTTTGCTTTGGGGCCATCCTGACTTTTTAACAACGCCTCGCTCTGACGATAATATTGTGGTTCACGGCCATACCGTCGTCCGGCAGGCCGGCATGAGCGGGAACCGGATAGCCGTGGATACCGGTGCTCATCTGACGGGACGATTGACGGCCGCACATATCACGCTGGGACAATGTCGCTTTATAGAGGTGCGTTCATAA
- the nusG gene encoding transcription termination/antitermination protein NusG has protein sequence MSDAPKMGWFVAQIRPNGLAQARVHLRRQRFESFSPERMGTRLHQGRLVQKRQPLFPGYLFVQFDPAAAGWTAINSTRGIARLLLQDPRRPRPLPQGLMAGLQARCGPDELVKPADDLQVGDQIRILSGPFADFITQIDHLPDSERVGVLLDLMGRDVRTSLHRNQINKFS, from the coding sequence ATGTCGGATGCGCCTAAAATGGGCTGGTTCGTAGCGCAGATTCGCCCGAATGGGCTGGCACAAGCACGCGTCCACTTGCGTCGTCAGAGGTTTGAAAGTTTTTCCCCGGAACGTATGGGCACCCGACTGCATCAGGGCCGTCTCGTACAGAAGCGCCAACCCTTATTTCCAGGTTATCTTTTTGTCCAATTCGATCCAGCTGCCGCTGGCTGGACTGCCATTAACAGTACCCGCGGCATTGCGCGGCTTCTCTTACAGGATCCACGCCGCCCGCGCCCGCTGCCGCAAGGCCTGATGGCGGGCCTTCAGGCCCGCTGTGGGCCAGATGAGCTTGTGAAACCTGCAGACGATCTTCAAGTTGGAGACCAAATCCGGATCCTGTCAGGCCCCTTTGCCGATTTCATCACGCAGATTGACCACCTCCCAGACTCCGAAAGAGTCGGCGTGCTGCTAGACCTTATGGGGCGCGACGTCCGGACGTCGCTCCACCGTAATCAGATCAACAAATTTAGCTAG